The Cellulomonas sp. P24 genome contains a region encoding:
- a CDS encoding 3-hydroxyacyl-CoA dehydrogenase NAD-binding domain-containing protein, which translates to MSTSTQAPSGAARPERVAHAHVRDVPLGPDLGTLALVTVDNGLDHTRPTTFGIAGLLELHTVLVEQQRRAAAGEIAAVAVTGKPYYLAAGADLTLVGQIGDDGAARAVAERGHATFRLLGEMGVPTFAYVNGAALGGGLELALHCDYRTVQSDVRALALPEAYLGLVPGWGGCYLLPRLLGVAGALDLILTKPLANNRMTDAASALSVGLVDAVLHPADFLERSITWTADVLRGTVEVERRPLDPPELWDTTCTAARTVLDARLHGSRPAPYRALELVAAGRDRDRDTAFAAEDDVLTELIMSDELRAGLYAFDLVTRTSKRPVGAPDAALARPVRSVGIVGAGLMASQLALLLARTLGVPVTMRDLDDERVAAGLAAVRTAVDAMVARGRLSERAANRLLGQISGTTVLADLAQADLVIEAVTEVLALKRRVFAELEDVVSPQAVLATNTSALSVSAMAEGLRHPERVVGLHFFNPVAQMPLVEVVRAEASSDEGVATAFAVAKAAGKTAVLVADRPGFVVNRLLLRMLAEVTAAVEGGTPVATADAALRPLGLPMGPFALMQLVGLPVALHVLESLHADLGDRFPLSPGLRTLSEQGRRVVAERTGDGEPPVDPSIQEAFGGVRDAALDGPAVLDAVLTGLAEEVGLMLAEEVVAEPQQIDLCMVLGAGWPLHLGGITPYLDRTGYSERVIGRRLLAPGVASVLRS; encoded by the coding sequence ATGAGCACGTCCACGCAGGCGCCGTCGGGTGCCGCGCGCCCCGAGCGCGTCGCGCACGCCCACGTCCGTGACGTCCCGCTCGGCCCGGACCTGGGGACGTTGGCCCTGGTGACGGTCGACAACGGCCTCGACCACACCCGTCCGACGACCTTCGGGATCGCGGGGCTCCTGGAGCTGCACACGGTGCTCGTCGAGCAGCAGCGCCGCGCCGCGGCCGGCGAGATCGCCGCGGTCGCCGTCACCGGGAAGCCGTACTACCTCGCGGCCGGCGCCGACCTCACCCTCGTCGGCCAGATCGGGGACGACGGCGCCGCCCGCGCCGTGGCGGAGCGCGGTCACGCGACGTTCCGCCTGCTCGGCGAGATGGGTGTCCCGACCTTCGCGTACGTCAACGGCGCGGCGCTGGGCGGTGGTCTCGAGCTCGCCCTGCACTGCGACTACCGCACCGTGCAGTCCGACGTGCGCGCACTGGCGCTCCCGGAGGCGTACCTCGGGCTCGTCCCGGGCTGGGGCGGGTGCTACCTCCTGCCACGCCTGCTCGGTGTCGCCGGAGCCCTGGACCTGATCCTGACGAAGCCGCTCGCGAACAACCGGATGACCGATGCCGCGAGCGCCCTGTCCGTCGGGCTCGTCGACGCGGTGCTGCATCCGGCGGACTTCCTCGAGCGGTCGATCACGTGGACCGCCGACGTCCTGCGGGGCACGGTCGAGGTCGAGCGTCGCCCGCTCGACCCGCCCGAGCTGTGGGACACGACCTGCACGGCGGCGCGGACGGTCCTCGACGCCCGCCTGCACGGCTCGCGTCCGGCGCCGTACCGCGCCCTCGAGCTCGTGGCTGCCGGCCGTGACCGCGATCGCGACACCGCGTTCGCGGCCGAGGACGACGTCCTGACCGAGCTCATCATGTCCGACGAGCTCCGCGCCGGCCTGTACGCCTTCGACCTCGTGACCCGGACGTCGAAGCGGCCGGTCGGCGCGCCGGACGCCGCCCTGGCGCGCCCGGTGCGCAGCGTCGGCATCGTCGGGGCGGGCCTGATGGCCTCCCAGCTCGCGCTCCTGCTCGCACGGACCCTCGGCGTCCCCGTCACGATGCGCGACCTCGACGACGAGCGTGTCGCAGCGGGGCTTGCGGCGGTCCGGACCGCGGTCGACGCCATGGTGGCGCGGGGTCGGCTCAGCGAACGCGCGGCGAACCGGCTCCTCGGGCAGATCAGCGGGACGACCGTCCTCGCCGACCTCGCCCAGGCCGATCTGGTGATCGAGGCCGTCACCGAGGTGCTCGCCCTGAAGAGGCGTGTGTTCGCCGAGCTCGAGGACGTGGTGTCACCACAGGCCGTCCTGGCGACGAACACGTCGGCGCTCTCCGTCTCGGCGATGGCCGAGGGTCTGCGCCACCCGGAGCGCGTCGTCGGGCTGCACTTCTTCAACCCGGTCGCCCAGATGCCGCTCGTCGAGGTCGTGCGCGCCGAGGCGTCGTCCGACGAGGGGGTGGCCACGGCGTTCGCGGTCGCCAAGGCCGCGGGCAAGACGGCCGTCCTGGTGGCCGACCGGCCCGGCTTCGTGGTGAACCGTCTGCTCCTGCGCATGCTCGCCGAGGTCACCGCGGCCGTCGAGGGCGGCACCCCGGTCGCGACGGCCGATGCGGCACTGCGTCCGCTGGGACTGCCGATGGGACCGTTCGCCCTCATGCAGCTCGTCGGCCTGCCCGTCGCGCTCCACGTGCTGGAGTCGCTGCACGCCGATCTCGGTGACCGGTTCCCGCTGTCACCGGGCCTGCGCACGCTCTCCGAGCAGGGTCGTCGCGTGGTGGCCGAGCGCACGGGTGACGGCGAGCCGCCCGTCGACCCGAGCATCCAGGAGGCGTTCGGCGGCGTCCGCGACGCGGCGCTCGACGGACCTGCGGTGCTCGATGCGGTCCTCACCGGGCTGGCCGAGGAGGTCGGACTGATGCTCGCCGAGGAGGTGGTGGCCGAGCCCCAGCAGATCGACCTGTGCATGGTGCTCGGTGCCGGGTGGCCGCTGCACCTCGGCGGGATCACGCCGTACCTCGACCGCACCGGGTACAGCGAGCGCGTGATCGGTCGCCGACTGCTGGCGCCGGGGGTCGCGAGCGTGCTGCGCTCCTGA
- a CDS encoding glycine radical domain-containing protein encodes MLASALSVAKLPYTDAMDGISLTSTVVPSGLGRTREEQVANLVGLLDGYNLSDGFHVNINVLNRDTLEDAMEHPEKYPQLTIRVSGYAVNFVRLTREQQLDVLSRTFHGAI; translated from the coding sequence ATGCTCGCGAGCGCGCTGTCGGTCGCCAAGCTCCCGTACACCGACGCGATGGACGGCATCTCCCTGACGTCGACCGTCGTGCCCTCGGGCCTCGGCCGGACCCGTGAGGAGCAGGTGGCGAACCTCGTCGGGCTGCTCGACGGCTACAACCTCTCCGACGGGTTCCACGTCAACATCAACGTCCTCAACCGTGACACGCTGGAGGACGCGATGGAGCACCCGGAGAAGTACCCGCAGCTGACCATCCGGGTGTCGGGCTACGCCGTCAACTTCGTCCGGCTGACACGCGAGCAGCAGCTCGACGTGCTCTCCCGGACGTTCCACGGGGCGATCTGA
- the pflA gene encoding pyruvate formate-lyase-activating protein has protein sequence MSISSPQRPVTTGRDRKEPLALGSTEKHAAELAATRAGDIGRVHSWELVTAVDGPGTRLTLFLSGCPLRCQYCHNPDTWKLRDGEQHTVDEVMERIGRYTGVLQAMHGGVTISGGEPLLQSAFVAKILRRCKKLGLHTALDTSGYLGARVTDAMLEDIDLVLLDVKSGLADTYREVTGRELAPTLRFGRRLAERGTPIWTRFVLVPGLTDAPANVDAVADYVASLSSVERVEVLPFHQMGRDKWRALDQPYQLEGTRPPSPEQVERVREQFRDRGLTVY, from the coding sequence ATGAGCATCAGTTCACCGCAGCGTCCCGTCACCACGGGTCGTGACCGGAAGGAACCGCTCGCACTCGGGTCCACCGAGAAGCACGCCGCCGAGCTGGCCGCGACCCGGGCGGGCGACATCGGTCGTGTCCACTCGTGGGAGCTGGTCACGGCCGTCGACGGCCCGGGAACCCGGCTGACGCTGTTCCTCTCCGGCTGCCCGCTCCGGTGCCAGTACTGCCACAACCCCGACACGTGGAAGCTCCGCGACGGCGAGCAGCACACCGTCGACGAGGTCATGGAGCGGATCGGCCGCTACACCGGGGTCCTCCAGGCCATGCACGGCGGCGTGACGATCTCCGGCGGCGAGCCCCTGCTGCAGTCGGCGTTCGTCGCGAAGATCCTGCGCCGCTGCAAGAAGCTCGGGCTGCACACCGCCCTCGACACCTCGGGGTACCTCGGGGCACGCGTCACCGACGCGATGCTCGAGGACATCGACCTCGTGCTCCTCGACGTCAAGTCGGGCCTCGCCGACACCTACCGCGAGGTCACCGGCCGCGAGCTCGCACCGACGCTCCGGTTCGGGCGCCGGCTCGCCGAGCGCGGCACCCCGATCTGGACACGGTTCGTCCTCGTCCCCGGGCTGACCGACGCACCGGCGAACGTCGACGCGGTCGCCGACTACGTCGCGTCGCTCTCCAGCGTCGAGCGCGTCGAGGTCCTCCCGTTCCACCAGATGGGGCGGGACAAGTGGCGGGCCCTCGACCAGCCGTACCAGCTCGAGGGCACCCGGCCGCCGTCGCCCGAGCAGGTCGAGCGCGTCCGCGAGCAGTTCCGGGACCGCGGGCTCACCGTCTACTGA